Genomic window (Streptomyces cadmiisoli):
ACTCGGGGTGCGCCTCGGCCACGTGCTTGAGGCCGTTGAGCTCGGCGGCGACCTCCTCGTTGTCGTAGAAGACGAAGGTCAGATCGCGGTTCGGGGCCGGGACGGTGGCCGCGATGCGCAACTGGACCGCGACGCCCGCCTTCATGTCGCACGTGCCGCAGCCCCACAGCACGCCCTCGTCGTCCAGCCGGGACGGCACGTTGCCGGCGATCGGCACGGTGTCGATGTGACCGGCCAGGATCACTCGCTGGTCCCGGCCCAGATCGGTGCGGGCGACGACGTTGTTCCCGAAGCGGTCGACCGTCAGGTGCGGCAGGGTGCGCAACGCGGTCTCGATCGCGTCCGCCAGCGGCTTCTCACTGCCGCTCTCCGAGGGGAAGTCGACCAGCCGGGCGGTGAGCCGCGCGGCGTCCAGGGTGAGGTCAAGCGGGGTGTCGGCCATGCGGTAGACCCTAACGCGCAGGCCTTCGACGCACTGTTCCCGGACGGGGCCCGGCGCACCGTACTCTCCAGTACCTTGTACGCGTGTCTGAGCCACCCCGCCCTCCCAAGCGTCGCGGCCGCCTCTTCCGTTTCGGGGCGGCCTTCGTGGTGATGCTCGCCGTCGCGGGCTACCTCGTGGTCCAGTACGTCACCGGCGGCGCGGGCGGTCCCGGCTGCAAGGTGGTCTCGGCCGACGGGGACGAAGCCGCGTACGAGTTCTCGCCCGAGCAGGCGGTGAACGCGGCGACGATCACCGCGGTCGGCACCGCGCGCGGACTGCCCGAGCGGGCCGTGACGATCGCGCTCGCCACCGCGCTGCAGGAGTCGGCGCTGCGCAACATCGAGCACGGTGACCGCGACTCCCTCGGCCTGTTCCAGCAGCGGCCGTCGCAGGGCTGGGGCACGGAGCGGGAGATCATGGATCCGGTCTACTCGGCGGGCGAGTTCTACGACCACCTGGTGAAGGTGCCCGACTACACCCGGCTGCCGCTGACCGTCGCCGCGCAGCGCGTGCAGCGCAGCGGTTACCCGGAGGCGTACGCCAAGCACGAGCCGGACGCCGCGCTGCTCGCGGCCGCGCTCAGCGGGCGGGCCGCGGCCGTGCTGACCTGTCAGGGCCGGCCCGACCCCGTCCGTGTCTCCGGGCCGGACGCGGTGCGCTCCGCGCTCGTACGGGACTTCGGGCGGGACGCGGTGGAGCAGGCCGGCGCCGAGGTGGCCGCCGACGAGCGGAAGCCCGCGCCGGGCGAGCCGGTCACCGAGACCGACGGGCGCACCGTGACGGTCCCGCTGACCGCGGACGGCGGACCGGACGGGCGGGACGCGCGGGACGTCGGCGAGCGGGGCTGGCAGGTGGCGCACTGGGCCGTGGCCAACGCCTCCGCGCTGCACATCAAGCGTGTCCTGTACGACGGCCGGGAGTGGACCTCCGGGCGCACCAACGGCGAGTGGCGTCCCGTCGCCGACGACGCGAAGGGCGGCACCGGAGCACGGAAGGCCGCGAACTCGGTCCGAATTGTCACTGCACAGTAGTGCGAGACCTACCTCCTGAGAGGTACATGCAACGGGCCTCCACGGGGGTGTGTTCAGGTTTTCGTGACCTCACCCCCGTATCCCCGGAAAGCCTTGTGAACACAGCGCCGTAAGGATTCGGCAGAGTTTCGGGACGGGTCTTCTTTGCCCGTTTTTATCCGCAGGCGATAATGCGACGCATTGCCAAGTCTTTACGTTGCGCCGCCGCAACCTTCGGGGGCTTCGAGCGGTAGTCACTGCGTCCGCGACCGGCGATCAAATGCCGGGAGCGGTCCGACACTTCATCGTTTCCTCCCGTCAAAGGAGCATCATGTCCCTCCCTCTGACCCGTCGGATCGCCCGTGCCGCGCTGCTCGTCGCAGCGGGAGCGGCCGCCGGGGTCGGTGCGGCCGGCTCCGCCAGCGCGGCCCCCGAACTGCCCGCTGCCCCCAACGTCGGCGGACTGACCGCCCTGGACGGGGCGACCGTCGGCAACACCGTCGACAGCGCGGCTCAGGACGTCACCGGGCTCGCTGGCGACACCGGCAGCAAGGCTGTCAAGAAGGCGGTGCCGGCCGCGGGCAAGACCGGCGGCCAGGCCGCGAAGAAGGCCACGCCGGCGGTGCAGAAGGCCGCTGGTGAGGCTGCCGGGACCGCCGGGGACGTCGTCGGTGACACCGCTTCGACCGCGACCAAGGGCGGACTGCCCACGGACGGGCTGACCAAGGGCGGGCTGGCCAAGGACGGGCTGGCCAAGGGTGGGCTGCCGGCCAAGTCGCTGCCCGCGACGGGGCTGCCGATCGGCTGACGCCGGGTCGTACGACGGCGGGGTCCGGGACGTGTCCCGGACCCCGCCGTTCGTCGTGTGCGCGGGCGGCTGCCCGCGCCGGGCGGCCTACGCCGCGAGGCGCTTCACCGCGGCCGCGACCCGCTCGTCGGTCGCCGTCAGGGCCACCCGCACGAAGTTCTCCCCCGCCGGGCCGTAGAAGTCACCGGGGGCGACCAGGATGCCCAGAGCGGCCAGGTGCGCCACCGTGGCCCAGCAGGACTCGTCGCGGGTGGCCCACAGGTACAGGCTCGCCTCGCTGTGCTCGATGCGGAAGCCGTGGCCCAGCAGGGCCTCGCGCAGGAGCGTGCGCCGGGCGGCGTAGCGCTCCCGCTGCACGCGGACGTGGTCGTCGTCGCCGAGAGCCGCCACCACGGCCGCCTGGGTCGGCGCCGACGTCATCATGCCGCCGTGCTTGCGGATCTCCAGCAAGGGGGCCAGGACGGCCGGGTCACCGGCCAGGAAGGCGGCGCGGTAGCCGGCGAGGTTGGACCGCTTGGACAGCGAGTGGACCGTGACGATGCCCTCGTACGAGCCGCCGTTGACGTCCGGGTGGAGGACGGAGACCGGGTCCGCCTCCCAGCCCAGCTCGATGTAGCACTCGTCGGAGACCAGCAGCACGCCGTGCTCACGCGCCCAGGCGACGATCCGGGTCAGCTCGGCCTTCGACAGGACCCCGCCCGTCGGATTCGAGGGCGAGTTCAGCCAGAGCAGCCTCAGGTTCGCCGGGTCGAGCTCCGTCGGGTCGTCGTAGGCCTCGTGGCCGGCCCGGGCCAGGCGCGCGCCCACCTCGTAGGTCGGGTAGGCGAGCCGCGGGAAGGCGACCCGGTCGCCGGGGCCGAGGCCCAGCTGGGTGGGGAGCCAGGCGACGAGTTCCTTGGAGCCGACGATCGGCAGGACGTGGTGGTGGGTCACGTCCCGGGCGCCGAGGCGGCGGCGCAGCCAGCCGGTGATCGCGTCGCGCAGCTCGGGCGTGCCCCACACGGTCGGATAGCCCGGGGAGTCGGCCGCGGCGATCAGCGCCTTCTGGACGAGCTCGGGCACCGGGTCGACGGGCGTACCGACGGACAGGTCGACGATGCCGTCCGGGTGACCGGCCGCCGTCTGCTTGTACGGCGCCAGCTTGTCCCACGGGAAGGCCGGGAGACGGTCGGAGACTGCGGACACGTTCTGGCTCACTTTCTCGTGCGTACGGCCCGACGGGGCGGCAAACGCCTCGGTCCCGCACGGCCGACGACCGCGCGGATGGCGATCAGGCCGTACGGGACCGAGGCGGCACGGGCCGGGGCCGCTTGCGGGATTACTCGCCCTGCGGCGGGAGCGCGGCGATGAAGGGGTGATCCCTCTCGATCAGACCGAGCTTGCTCGCGCCACCGGGCGAGCCGAGCTCGTCGAAGAACTCGACGTTCGCCTTGTAGTAGTCCTTCCACTCCTCCGGCGTGTCGTCCTCGTAGAAGATCGCCTCCACCGGGCAGACCGGCTCACACGCACCGCAGTCGACGCATTCGTCCGGGTGGATGTACAAGGACCGGGAGCCCTCGTAGATGCAGTCGACCGGGCACTCCTCGATGCACGCCTTGTCCTTGACGTCGACACAAGGCTGCGCGATGACGTAGGTCACGCTGTCGTTCCTCCTCGATTGGGCGCCGGCGGGCCTCCTCAGGCTCCGCCGCCTGGCGCGCGGGAGCGCGGCGTCGTCGATGCCCGCCCCTAGTATCTCCGTTCTTGGGCATGATCCGAACAGGAGGGGTGAACCGACCTGTGGAAATCTCGTCGATGGGCCGCCTTGAGGTCCGTATCACCACTGCTGACGTGGGCAAACGGGTCTCCGTACGCCGGTTGGGCCACACTGGTGTCACGCAGGAGAAATTCACCGACACGGTGGGTGTTCTCACATCCTGGGACGACGGTGTGCTGGTGATCACACGGCGGGACGGTGAGCGCGTCCGGATCGAGGAGTCGTCGCTGGTCGCGGGCAAGGTGGTGCCCGCGGTACCGGCGCGGCGGCGCGGTCCGGCCGCCTCCTACGAGGAGCTCGCGCGGGTCGCCGCCCGGTCCTGGCGGCCGGTGGACGGCGAGCGGCTGGGCGATTGGGAACTGCGCGCGGCCGGCGGATTCACCCGGCGGGCCAACTCCGTGCTGCCGCTGGGCGATCCCGGCATACCGCTCGACGACGCGCTGGCCTTCGTACGCCGGTGGTACGGCGAGCGAGGGCTTCCCGCGTACGTCCAGACCGCCACCGGCGCCGTGGGCGCGCAGGAGGCGCTCTGCGCGGCGCTGGAGGCGCGCGGATGGACGCGTGAGGTGACCGCGGAGCTGTGGACCGGGGCGCTCGCGCCGGTCGCCGACCGGGCCGAGGGGAGCGGGGTCGTGCTGTCCCGGGAGGCGGACGCGGCATGGCTCGCGCGCTACCGGCGCACGGGCGTCGGCGAGGTGGCTCTGAAGGTGCTGGGCAGCGGCGCGTCGGTGTGGTTCGCGACCGTGCCGGGCGAGGGCCCGGTCCCGGCCGCCGTCGGGCGGTGCGTGGTCGACGGGCGGTGGGCCGGGTTCGCCGCGGTCGAGGTCGCCCCGGAGCTGCGGCGGCGCGGGCTGGCCGGCGCCGTGATGGCCGCGCTGGCCCGGCGGGCCCTGGAGGAAGGCGCCTCGGCCGCGTGGCTCCAGGTCGAGACGGACAACGCGGGGGCGCGGGCGCTGTACGCCGGGATGGGATTCGCCGCGCACCACGCGTACCACCACTACCGGGAGCCTCAGGCGTCCGGCGTTGTCCGGAACTGATCGCGGGAGGTCGGCAGTGAACATGCGTCCCCCCTTCCCGCCTCCGCCGGATCGCTCGGCCGAGCTGCGGCGGAGGTTCGCCGAGGAGGTCCGGTCCGAGCGGCCCGATCTGGCCACCCTGTGCCTGCTCATCGGAGCGGAGGCGGACGGGACCCTGGACGAGGCCGGGATCGACGCCGCGCAGCTGGCGCTGGACGAACTGGCCGGCCGGCTGCCGTTCCGGCCGGGCGGACCGCGCGCCTGGGCCGCGGCGTTGCACGAGCTGCTCGGCGAGCGGTGCGGGTTCCATGGCACGCCGGGCGACTACCAGCGTCTGGAGTCCTCGCTCCTGCACTGCGTACTGCGGCGGCGGCGCGGGCTGCCGATCGTGCTGTCGGTGGTGTGGGTGGAGGTGGCCCGGCGGGCGGGGGCACCGGTGTACGGGGTGGCGCTCCCGGGGCACTTCGTGGCCGGTTTCGGGGAGCCCGAGGAGCAGGTGCTCGCCGACCCGTTCGACGGGGGGCGGGTGCTGACCGGGACCGACGCCGAGCTCCTGGTCGTGGGCGCGACAGGGGCGCCGCTGGATTCCTCGATGCTGGAGCCCGCGCCGCCGCTGGACGTGGTGGTGCGGATCCTGAACAACGTCCGGGCGTGGGCGGCGGCCCGCGCCGAACGCTCCGACGTGGCGCTGTGGGCGGTGGAGCTGTCCCTGCTGATGCCCGCGCACCCGGCCCGGCTGCGCTACGAGCGGGCCCAGCTGCTGGTCCGCCGGGGGAGCTTCCTGGAGGGCGCCGCGGAGCTGGACGCGTACGCCGAGGTGGTGGGCGCGGTCGACGAGGGCGCCGCCGAGCGGATCCGCGGTGAGGCGGGCGTCGCTCGGGCGATGCTCAACTAGTCCGCCCCGTCCAGTCCGCCCCGTCGCCCGGGGGGCTGCCCGGCGGTCCGTGTACGCGGCGAGGGGGCACCCGGCGTGTGCCGGGTGCCCCCTCGTGTGCGGGTCTCAGCTGGGGTCGGTCTCGATGACGGCGACCCGGTCGCCGGTGCTCTTGAGCGCCGTGCGCAGGGCGCCGATGACGTCCTCGACGGTGACGGCGGTCTTCTGGCCGGTGCCGCGGGTGATCAGGACCCCGTCGAAGGTGCTGCCGTAGAGGTCCTTCAGCGCCGCCTTGTCGTAGGTGTCGACGAGCTTGCCGTCGACCGCCTGGACCCGGAGGAACTTCCACAGCGAGTTCTCCGGGCTGAACGCGATCGAGTGCGCCGCGTCCGTCTGCACGGAGACGTTGGCGGACATCGCGGGCTCGGCGAACTCCTTCATCATCCGGTCGACTTCGGCGTTGGGCACCGTCGGCTGCCGGGTGGTCGTGGGCAGCCGCACCGGTGTGGCGGTGCCGGTCTCGACCTGCTTGCGGTAGGCCGCCTCGACGGTCGCGCTCGCCTGGTCGACGGCGATGCCCTTGCCCGGCTTGCCGTAGACGGCGACGGCCTTGCCGGACTCGAACTTGATCGTGCCGTCGGAGGCGCTGCCGGCGCCGCCGGCCGCGGTCTCCAGGGCGGAGTGCAGCTTCTCCTCGTCGATCGGCATGACCGGCTCGACGACGCGCTGCTGCCCGAAGAGGGAGCCGATCACGGAGATCGGGTTGTAGTCGCTCTGCGCGGCCGCGCCGACCGTCGCGTCGACGTCGAACTGGAGGCCCGACTGGTCCGGTTTGAGCGAGACGGTGTCGCCGTCGACGGAGAGCTTCAGCGGGTTGTCGATCCGGTCGCCGAGCGCGTCGTCGAGCTTCTTGACGGCGTCGTCGTGGGTGCCGCCGCCGATGTCGACGCCGAGCACGGTGGTGCCCTTGGGCACGTCGGAGTGGTTCATCAGCAGCCCGGCGCCGTAGGCGACACCGGCGATGAAGACCACGCCGCCGCCGACCAGGGCCAGCTTGTTGCGCCCCTTCTTCTTCTTGGGCGCGGCGGCGGGCACGTTCTGCTGCACCGGCTCGGGCAGCTTCGGCGGGGTGTACGCGGCCGGCCCGTCCAGGGGCGTGCCCGCGCCGAACGGCGCGCCGCGGTCCGCGGACGGCACGACCGGGATGCCGCTGGTGACGGTGTGCCCGGAGACGTTGTCGGGGGCGTTGAAGGCGCTGCCGGGGGGCGGTTGCGGGGCCGGCTTCTGCGGCGTGAGGATCGCGGTGTCGTCACTCATGCCGGCGGCGGCGCCGGGCACGCCCGGAACGGTGCCGGGTACGCCCGGGTGCCGCGGGACGAGCGGGCCGTCGCCGGTGACCGGACCGCCGGTCGGGCCCGCGGGGCCGTGCGGGCCGCCGGGACGGCCGGTGCCGCCCGGCCCGCCGAGACCGCCGTGCCCGCTGACGCCGTTGTGTCCGGCCGCGCCGTGCGGGCCGCCGGGTGCGCCCGGGGTGCCGTAGCCGCCCTGGCCGTTCTCCGCGAAGTACGGCAGGTCGTCGCGGCGGGGTTCGCCGGCGCCGCCCGTACCGGGGTGCGGGCCGCTGCCCGTCGGGCCCGCGGCGATCGCCTCGGTCACGTCGAAGCTACCCGTGCCGCCGCCGTGCCCGGGAGCCACCGGACCACCGGTGGCGCCGGGCAGTCCGGCGCCGTTGGTGCCGCCGGGACGGGCACCGTCCCCGGGCCGGGGACCGCCCGGCAGGCTCACGGAGCCGACCACGCCGCCGGGGCGGCCACCGGCCGGGAGCGCGGGCGCGCCGGCCGCCGGGCCGGAACCGCCGGGCTGCCCGGCGGTGTTGGCCGCGCCGCCGCCCGGACCGCCCTTGGGCTGGCCGGACTTGCGGGGGGCGAACCAGTCGCTGGTCTTCTCCTCCGCCGGCTGAGGGTGCTCGACGGGCGTCTCGGCCGCGCCGTTGGGGACGGCGGCCGGACTCGGCGGTGCCGCTTCGGCGGCGGTGTCCTCGGCGGCCTCGGTACCCGCTACGGGCTGACGCACGACGACGGGCGGAATGGGCCGTGATCCGGGGATGTTGATCCGGATCCGCGTCGTCAGCGTGGTCTCGGTCTTGCGCTCCTCCGGCCGAGCGGCCGAACGGCCCGCGTCGGCAGCGCTGTCGGAAGCCGTGGGGGTGCCGTAGGGCGGGGTGCCCGAAGGGTATGCGGCTCCGCCGCGCCCGTTGGGCCCGGAGGACGAACTGTCAGTTTCACGACTCAAGGCAGGTTCTCCCGGTTGGCTCCACCGCCGGTGTCGACCTCACGTGCTCGGGCGGCTCGGCGGCGGCACCACCATACTGGCCACCCCCGTTCCGTATCCCGCGACCGCTGGGGAAACCCACACCGGACTCGCACGAGGGTCTGACGGCGAAGTGGTACGTCACTTGCCAAGTCGGGCGGACCGACCGCCCGGTTGCCGTCCCGGACCGAGCGTGGCGCACATCACAGCGACGGCCATCCCGCCGAGCAGGAAGATGTACGAACCGCCTCCCGCGGCGAACACGAAGTCGCCCTCGGGACGGCTGGCGGTGAGCAGGACGACCGCGAGCATCCAGCCCGCGGCGGACGCCACGGCCCCGCCCCGGCCGCCGGTCGCCCGGGCCGCGCCCAGGAAGAGTCCGGCCCCGCCCAGCAGGGCCAGCAGCAGTCCGCCCGGGAACCAGCCGGACTGCACCAGCGCACCCGCGACGCCGACGACCGCGCCGAGCACGAACAGCCCCAGGTGGGCGGCGATCCGCCCGGCGGAGGGCCGTCGCAGCGGCTGGGCGAGCGTCGAGCCGTGCCCGCTCATGAACCCTCCTCCATCCCGTCGAACAGATCCGTCTCCCGCACCCGGCCGCTCCCGCCGTCCACCAACTCGTAGTGCTCCGTGGTGAGGACGGGCTGCGCGAGTCCGTTGGACAGCGCGAAATACGGTTCGGCGACGGTGATCTGCGTGGCGTGCGCGCGCATCGCGGCGGCCTTCGCGGCAGCGTACGCGGTGCCGTCGATCTCGGTGGTGACGCGCTCGTCGTCCACGACGCCCGGAACGTCGTCGAGGCCGGCGGCCCGGTCGAACGGGGTGCGCGGCAAATCCTCACGAAGGCCGGCGAAGGCCTTCTCGGCGGTGGCGCGGGGCACCCGGTTCCAGTAGACCTTGGCGATGGGCCGGCCCTCGGCGGCGGCCAGCTCGGCCGCGCGCGTGGCGACCCGGTGGGTCTGGATGTGGTCGGGGTGGCCGTAGCCGCCGTCGGGGTCGTAGGTGACCAGGACCTGGGGGCGGACCTCGCGGATCACCTCGACGAGACGGGCGGCGGCCTCGTCGACGTCGGCCTGCCAGAAGCAGCCGGGGTCGTCGTTGTCGGCCAGGCCCATCATCCCGGAGTCCCCGTACCGCCCGGCGCCGCCGAGCAGACGGAAGTCGGTGACGCCCAGCTCGCCCATGGCCGCGGTGAGCTCGCGCAGACGGTGCTCGCCGAGGGCGGCACCGGTGAGATGCGCGAGCTCGGGAGGGATGACCTCGCCGCGCTCACCGAGAGTGCACGTGACCAGGGTCACATGGACACCCTCGGCTGCATACCTGGCCATGGTCGCGCCGTTGTTGATCGACTCGTCGTCCGGGTGCGCGTGCACCAGCAGCAGACGCCGAAAGGGCAGTTCCGTCATGAGGTCAGCCTACGAGGGAGAACCCTCGCAGGCGGGACCGGATCAGAACTTGATGCTGCCGATCATTCCGGCGATGTTGCTGGTCAGCTCATTGATCGTGGGCGCGATGGTGGAAGAGGCGAGATAGAAGCCGAGCAGGACGCACACGACCGCGTGCCCCGCCTTGAGCCCCGACTTCTTTATGAGCAGGAAGACGATGATCACCAGCAGCACCACCGCCGAAATCGAGAGTGCCACGGCGGCTCACCTCCAAGGACCCGGGATCGAGGGGAAACAGTGCGGGGGAACTTGTAAATCCATACAGCGGCCAGCAGGTTCATACCCACACAGCGCTAGTGATCATAACTTTCCGTACGCGCGCATCGATCGGCGCACGGCCGCACAAGGGGGCGCATGGCCAATATGGTCGGGGCATGACGACCGAGCCTGTCTCCTTCCCCCGACGCCATGCGCGCACCCAGCGGTTCACGCTCGGCGCGCCGCGCTCGTTCACCGTGGCACCCGACGGTTCCCGGGTCGCTTTCCTGCGCTCGGGCTCCGGCACGGACCGGGCCAACGCGCTGTGGGTCCTCGACCTGGCGGACGGCACCGAGCGCATGGCCGCCGACCCGCGCACCCTGCTGGGCGGGGCCGCGGAGGACCTCTCGCCCGAGGAGCGCGCCCGCCGCGAACGCAGCCGTGAGGGCGGTGCCGGCATCGTCGGCTACGCCACCGACGCCGCCGTGGAGTTGGCCTCTTTCGCCTTGTCAGGAGGGCTTTTCACGGCGGAGCTGCGGGCCGGCACCGCCACCCGGCTCCCCGTCCCCGGCCCGGTGATCGACCCGCGCCCCGCTCCCGACGGACGGCACATCGCCTACGTCACGGGCGGCACCCTGCGGGTCGTGGGCGCCGAGGGCGAGGGCGACCGGGCGCTCGCCGAGCCGGAGTCGCCGTCGGTTTCCTATGGTTCGGCCGAGTTCATCGCGGCCGAGGAGATGCACCGCGACCGGGGCTACTGGTGGGCGCCGCAGTCGGACCGGCTGCTGGTGGCGCGGGTGGACGACACGCCGGTGCGGCGGTGGTGGATCTCCGATCCGGCCCATCCCGGGCGTGACCCACGACACGTCCCCTACCCGG
Coding sequences:
- a CDS encoding heavy metal transporter is translated as MSEPPRPPKRRGRLFRFGAAFVVMLAVAGYLVVQYVTGGAGGPGCKVVSADGDEAAYEFSPEQAVNAATITAVGTARGLPERAVTIALATALQESALRNIEHGDRDSLGLFQQRPSQGWGTEREIMDPVYSAGEFYDHLVKVPDYTRLPLTVAAQRVQRSGYPEAYAKHEPDAALLAAALSGRAAAVLTCQGRPDPVRVSGPDAVRSALVRDFGRDAVEQAGAEVAADERKPAPGEPVTETDGRTVTVPLTADGGPDGRDARDVGERGWQVAHWAVANASALHIKRVLYDGREWTSGRTNGEWRPVADDAKGGTGARKAANSVRIVTAQ
- a CDS encoding bifunctional succinyldiaminopimelate transaminase/glutamate-prephenate aminotransferase, with the translated sequence MSAVSDRLPAFPWDKLAPYKQTAAGHPDGIVDLSVGTPVDPVPELVQKALIAAADSPGYPTVWGTPELRDAITGWLRRRLGARDVTHHHVLPIVGSKELVAWLPTQLGLGPGDRVAFPRLAYPTYEVGARLARAGHEAYDDPTELDPANLRLLWLNSPSNPTGGVLSKAELTRIVAWAREHGVLLVSDECYIELGWEADPVSVLHPDVNGGSYEGIVTVHSLSKRSNLAGYRAAFLAGDPAVLAPLLEIRKHGGMMTSAPTQAAVVAALGDDDHVRVQRERYAARRTLLREALLGHGFRIEHSEASLYLWATRDESCWATVAHLAALGILVAPGDFYGPAGENFVRVALTATDERVAAAVKRLAA
- the fdxA gene encoding ferredoxin; amino-acid sequence: MTYVIAQPCVDVKDKACIEECPVDCIYEGSRSLYIHPDECVDCGACEPVCPVEAIFYEDDTPEEWKDYYKANVEFFDELGSPGGASKLGLIERDHPFIAALPPQGE
- a CDS encoding GNAT family N-acetyltransferase — protein: MEISSMGRLEVRITTADVGKRVSVRRLGHTGVTQEKFTDTVGVLTSWDDGVLVITRRDGERVRIEESSLVAGKVVPAVPARRRGPAASYEELARVAARSWRPVDGERLGDWELRAAGGFTRRANSVLPLGDPGIPLDDALAFVRRWYGERGLPAYVQTATGAVGAQEALCAALEARGWTREVTAELWTGALAPVADRAEGSGVVLSREADAAWLARYRRTGVGEVALKVLGSGASVWFATVPGEGPVPAAVGRCVVDGRWAGFAAVEVAPELRRRGLAGAVMAALARRALEEGASAAWLQVETDNAGARALYAGMGFAAHHAYHHYREPQASGVVRN
- a CDS encoding transglutaminase-like domain-containing protein, translated to MRPPFPPPPDRSAELRRRFAEEVRSERPDLATLCLLIGAEADGTLDEAGIDAAQLALDELAGRLPFRPGGPRAWAAALHELLGERCGFHGTPGDYQRLESSLLHCVLRRRRGLPIVLSVVWVEVARRAGAPVYGVALPGHFVAGFGEPEEQVLADPFDGGRVLTGTDAELLVVGATGAPLDSSMLEPAPPLDVVVRILNNVRAWAAARAERSDVALWAVELSLLMPAHPARLRYERAQLLVRRGSFLEGAAELDAYAEVVGAVDEGAAERIRGEAGVARAMLN
- a CDS encoding DUF6113 family protein; translated protein: MSGHGSTLAQPLRRPSAGRIAAHLGLFVLGAVVGVAGALVQSGWFPGGLLLALLGGAGLFLGAARATGGRGGAVASAAGWMLAVVLLTASRPEGDFVFAAGGGSYIFLLGGMAVAVMCATLGPGRQPGGRSARLGK
- the mshB gene encoding N-acetyl-1-D-myo-inositol-2-amino-2-deoxy-alpha-D-glucopyranoside deacetylase, with the protein product MTELPFRRLLLVHAHPDDESINNGATMARYAAEGVHVTLVTCTLGERGEVIPPELAHLTGAALGEHRLRELTAAMGELGVTDFRLLGGAGRYGDSGMMGLADNDDPGCFWQADVDEAAARLVEVIREVRPQVLVTYDPDGGYGHPDHIQTHRVATRAAELAAAEGRPIAKVYWNRVPRATAEKAFAGLREDLPRTPFDRAAGLDDVPGVVDDERVTTEIDGTAYAAAKAAAMRAHATQITVAEPYFALSNGLAQPVLTTEHYELVDGGSGRVRETDLFDGMEEGS